The following coding sequences lie in one Arachis hypogaea cultivar Tifrunner chromosome 9, arahy.Tifrunner.gnm2.J5K5, whole genome shotgun sequence genomic window:
- the LOC112712767 gene encoding uncharacterized protein, translating to MATSNNGTAAAKEREKEERRRRIAERGSDRMALITGKINTLPPQPPSGTSSPRQSYHHQTQSLGNFDKHLDNADDLPRHLRPQSLSPAFASEYEEEFMGGSENEQDSSTALSRLKHQGGFRYSNFKDYDIQKQLEQQDSEEDNMSKNIDGYEGNSGKIKLPLASKAAQMKAALEAKRSMRTGPPKPAPFFSSRELNACIIASETKRALSSLMIAMIVVFCYMISARVEAMRPLYILLITNVTIVLSRLYSEKAKLLEETNGVNEDPVDLQSWGDAVKLLERGLVAYQAIRGIFIDCSIYLVIVVCGVSMV from the exons atGGCTACTAGCAACAATGGAACAGCGGCAGCAAaggaaagggaaaaggaagagaggaggaggaggatcgcAGAGAGAGGTAGCGACAGGATGGCATTGATCACTGGTAAGATCAATACCCTTCCTCCGCAACCTCCCTCTGGAACCTCTTCCCCAAGACAATCCTACCATCACCAAACGCAATCATTAGGAAATTTCGATAAGCATTTGGATAATGCTGATGATCTTCCTCGTCATTTGCGTCCTCAatctttgtcccctgcatttgcTTCTGAATATGAAGAAGAGTTCATGG GTGGTTCTGAGAATGAACAAGATTCCTCTACAGCTTTGTCAAGGTTAAAACATCAGGGTGGATTtaggtactcaaattttaaagatTATGATATTCAGAAACAATTAGAGCAACAAGATTCTGAAGAAGATAATATGTCAAAGAATATTGATGGCTATGAAGGCAATAGTGGCAAAATAAAACTGCCGCTGGCTTCAAAGGCTGCTCAGATGAAAGCAGCCCTTGAAGCAAAGCGGTCAATGAGAACCGGACCGCCTAAGCCGGCACCATTCTTCTCCTCAAGAGAGCTCAACGCATGCATCATAGCTTCTGAGACAAAAAGAGCACTCAGCTCTTTGATGATAGCAATGATAGTTGTGTTCTGTTACATGATCTCGGCTAGGGTGGAAGCCATGAGACCACTTTACATACTCTTGATAACCAATGTCACAATCGTGCTGAGTCGCTTGTATAGCGAAAAAGCGAAGCTTCTAGAAGAAACCAATGGCGTAAACGAAGACCCTGTGGATCTACAAAGCTGGGGAGATGCAGTGAAACTCTTGGAGAGAGGTTTGGTTGCATATCAAGCCATTAGAGGGATTTTCATAGATTGCAGTATTTACTTAGTGATTGTTGTATGCGGTGTTTCAATGGTTTAA
- the LOC112712829 gene encoding uncharacterized protein, producing the protein MEKNASFPTKKHLHKNDFDPPPPRPCHCLLTCTLVTLFFVALVVVLWPGEPDVKITQLSVKRVKATAMFMLSVTIKVQNRDVYWMDLKEVDVGMKYRGRKLGHVESGRWHVRGWGWCHVYGDLEFGGLPPVDVVHLIEDIKKGSALFHGVAEVSGQLGFLGFRSPYVFKAVRACDVLVNTKNQTVVHQHCIRKD; encoded by the exons ATGGAAAAAAACGCATCTTTCCCAACAAAAAAGCACCTTCACAAAAACGACTTCGATCCACCACCACCACGCCCATGCCACTGCCTGCTAACATGTACGCTCGTCACTCTTTTCTTTGTGGCCTTGGTCGTCGTGTTATGGCCCGGGGAACCGGACGTGAAGATCACGCAGCTGAGCGTGAAACGCGTGAAGGCGACGGCGATGTTCATGCTTTCGGTGACCATTAAGGTTCAAAACCGCGACGTGTACTGGATGGATCTGAAGGAGGTGGACGTGGGGATGAAATACAGAGGGAGGAAGCTGGGTCACGTGGAGTCGGGGAGGTGGCACGTGAGGGGGTGGGGATGGTGCCACGTGTACGGTGATTTAGAGTTTGGTGGGTTGCCTCCGGTAGATGTGGTGCATCTGATTGAAGATATCAAGAAGGGAAGTGCTTTGTTTCATGGGGTTGCCGAAGTTTCCGGCCAACTTGGTTTTCTTGGATTTCGCTCTCCGTACGTCTTTAAG GCAGTACGGGCATGTGATGTTTTGGTTaatacaaaaaatcaaacagttgtTCATCAACATTGTATCCGTAAG GACTAA
- the LOC112712830 gene encoding uncharacterized protein, translating to MANSNSHSNSITVTSSTKHHFKNDIVFRPCRHYCCCITFTLVIFLSAASIFVFWPSDPDVKIEQLSLRHVKVHPIPPVSAVLLISVAVKVRNGDIYWMDLTDVDIGVRYRGIKLGHVEAEEWHVRGWGWCHVFGDIEYSRLPSSDVIHLVEDMTKGKTTFHVLVEVSGQLGFLIFRFPYVFKAIRSCDVLVNTKNHSIIHQHCLHKDSSW from the exons ATGGCAAACTCAAACTCACACTCAAACTCAATAACAGTAACCTCCTCCACGAAGCACCATTTCAAAAACGACATTGTTTTTAGGCCGTGCCGCCACTACTGCTGCTGCATCACATTCACATTAGTGATTTTTCTCTCCGCTGCATCCATCTTCGTGTTCTGGCCGTCGGATCCAGACGTGAAGATCGAACAGCTGAGCTTGAGGCACGTGAAAGTTCACCCGATACCGCCGGTGAGTGCGGTGCTGCTGATCTCAGTGGCGGTGAAGGTGCGAAATGGGGACATCTACTGGATGGATCTGACGGACGTGGACATTGGAGTGAGGTACAGAGGGATCAAACTGGGTCACGTGGAAGCGGAGGAGTGGCACGTGAGAGGATGGGGATGGTGCCACGTGTTCGGTGATATTGAGTACAGTAGGTTACCATCGTCGGATGTGATTCACTTGGTGGAGGACATGACGAAGGGAAAAACCACCTttcatgttcttgttgaggtTTCTGGCCAGCTTGGATTTCTTATCTTTCGCTTTCCTTACGTCTTCAAG GCAATACGATCATGTGACGTTTTGGTCAATACAAAAAATCATTCAATAATTCATCAACATTGCCTCCATAAG GACTCATCATGGTAA